A single Bacillus sp. HMF5848 DNA region contains:
- a CDS encoding CdaR family transcriptional regulator, protein MTFSLQDRLLYIPLHQLTFLTPMPKEQIYYDSVSEYSQAESIKESSVLIFQDSGEQIKLYDHHVVTQLIKDPNVLGIVIYSKETISLQDDILALFCTNSIPILQVSELSSLLLFQQAEGLLYSYSQISSELIGFMEKGFPVVAQQIAMAIQSPLLYLDESHQLLWQTGKEEALREAKRWINTHMQDLENGIYSNEVNNRKKRRFNDIETMVPFELYSINIAGMLSQTLVVSADIVNWQKKLIDKLVGLTALLLQSEGMLQDQQEKFKQHFVYDILYHKFESQTELIKQGKTWGWNLERPHHLMIIHIDLANTMLNHEDWLNEIVRNIEIQNLNAKETLIVFPFQDQIVVLLEDGEEREWNQRKQFVKTIANSIRERLSSKWPQYHFYIGIGKWYQDTTVLNKSYQEAKLALQFGKKWSEHKNIYHINELGIIRLLSYIHHEILFDFSQEYLSLLEENDRDHGTEYIDTLKGYIRYQGVINDVSEALHVHPNTLRNRLKKIEEITGIDVQKHDEYINLIIAVKILSFIKY, encoded by the coding sequence ATGACGTTTTCCTTACAAGACCGGTTATTATATATTCCTTTGCACCAACTTACATTTCTTACCCCTATGCCAAAAGAACAAATATACTATGATAGTGTTTCTGAATATAGTCAAGCAGAATCTATAAAGGAATCATCCGTACTTATATTTCAGGATAGCGGTGAACAAATTAAATTATATGACCATCATGTAGTTACTCAATTAATTAAAGATCCTAACGTACTTGGGATAGTAATTTATAGTAAGGAAACCATATCTCTTCAAGATGACATTCTAGCTCTTTTTTGTACAAATTCAATTCCCATTCTGCAAGTATCTGAACTTTCGTCACTTCTTCTTTTTCAACAAGCAGAGGGTCTTCTGTATTCCTATAGTCAAATAAGCTCAGAGCTAATTGGCTTTATGGAAAAAGGTTTTCCAGTAGTGGCGCAACAAATAGCCATGGCCATACAGTCGCCACTATTATATTTAGATGAATCACATCAGCTTTTATGGCAAACAGGAAAAGAAGAGGCACTTAGGGAAGCGAAACGTTGGATTAATACACATATGCAAGACCTAGAAAATGGTATATATTCAAATGAAGTAAATAATAGAAAAAAAAGGCGTTTTAACGATATAGAGACGATGGTCCCATTTGAGTTATATTCAATTAATATCGCGGGGATGCTTTCACAAACGTTAGTGGTATCAGCCGATATTGTGAATTGGCAAAAAAAGCTGATTGATAAACTAGTAGGGTTAACAGCATTATTATTACAGTCGGAAGGAATGTTGCAAGATCAACAGGAAAAATTTAAGCAGCATTTTGTGTACGATATTCTTTATCATAAATTCGAGTCGCAAACAGAATTAATTAAGCAGGGAAAAACGTGGGGTTGGAACTTGGAAAGGCCACACCATTTAATGATAATTCATATTGACTTAGCAAATACAATGTTAAATCATGAAGATTGGTTAAATGAAATAGTCCGCAATATTGAGATTCAAAACTTGAATGCAAAAGAAACGTTGATTGTTTTCCCATTTCAAGATCAAATTGTTGTTCTGCTTGAGGATGGAGAGGAACGGGAGTGGAATCAAAGAAAGCAGTTTGTGAAGACTATTGCTAATAGCATAAGAGAAAGGTTATCAAGCAAATGGCCTCAATACCACTTCTACATAGGTATTGGTAAATGGTATCAAGATACTACAGTTCTCAATAAAAGTTATCAAGAAGCAAAGCTAGCTTTGCAATTTGGTAAGAAGTGGTCTGAGCATAAAAATATATATCATATTAATGAGCTAGGAATCATTCGTCTACTAAGCTATATTCATCATGAAATCTTATTTGATTTTAGTCAGGAGTATTTATCGTTATTAGAAGAAAACGACCGAGACCATGGTACGGAATATATTGATACACTGAAAGGTTATATTCGATACCAGGGAGTAATTAACGATGTATCAGAAGCACTTCATGTTCATCCCAATACATTGCGAAACCGACTAAAGAAAATTGAAGAGATTACTGGCATCGATGTGCAAAAACACGATGAGTATATAAACTTAATTATAGCAGTTAAAATTCTTTCTTTTATAAAATATTAA
- a CDS encoding 4Fe-4S dicluster domain-containing protein, whose amino-acid sequence MCFILTILYYYRRIRDRLLGERDIKMSTQLMFSIDLNRCINCKTCEMACIDYHGFKDIHRRHVVTFQNSDHDSIHLSISCNHCENPICVTICPENNFIKRRDGIVIHQANHCRGCERCINACPFHAPKLNPIMNRVDKCNFCYERIDQGLKPICVENCITNGLSVIAVNRDELKPYGFNEANIPIMGYTNPSIYIIKKHKSNTHKEG is encoded by the coding sequence ATGTGTTTTATACTAACTATATTATACTATTATAGAAGAATTAGGGATAGATTATTAGGTGAGAGGGATATCAAAATGAGTACTCAGCTTATGTTTTCTATTGATTTGAATAGATGTATTAATTGCAAAACGTGTGAGATGGCTTGTATTGATTACCACGGATTTAAAGATATACATAGAAGACATGTCGTTACGTTTCAAAATAGTGACCACGATTCCATACATCTTTCTATATCTTGTAATCACTGTGAGAATCCGATATGTGTTACTATCTGTCCTGAAAATAATTTTATAAAACGAAGAGACGGGATTGTCATTCATCAAGCAAATCATTGCAGAGGCTGCGAGAGGTGCATTAACGCTTGTCCTTTCCATGCACCTAAATTGAACCCAATCATGAACAGAGTGGATAAATGTAATTTTTGCTATGAACGAATTGATCAAGGTTTAAAGCCCATCTGCGTAGAAAACTGTATAACTAATGGGTTAAGTGTAATAGCGGTAAACCGGGATGAATTGAAACCGTATGGCTTTAATGAAGCGAATATACCAATAATGGGGTATACAAACCCATCCATTTACATTATTAAAAAACATAAGAGTAATACACACAAGGAAGGATGA
- a CDS encoding molybdopterin-dependent oxidoreductase, whose protein sequence is MNDFTTKTFKHVCPLSCPSSCTMSSYVENNQLLHIAGDCDHPYTNGKLCAKGFSFVHKNRHLDRLKYPYYQKEKGSGNFKQITWERAFEIIASNLIDIYELSDNFLPLALLKGSGNKGIHHFVTDEFFSCIGETIGIISSTNVTTDYDLADYKTGFNTLINPSDIRFSSVIIIWGANPAATNIHLVPFLLEAKAKNAKIIVIDPIYTQTAELANLYIQIKPGTDGALANVLTKAIIDIGGVDFDFLERYSYGFDQFLGALKEIDSKQFIQACGIDTKTFDLLLSWCKSAKAISHIIGFGLIKHINSKNTIRTIEALAAVRGDFHKKGGGMLLRQNDALIFNNQLVGVNRNVTMNQLLSLNMESEIKMLWIACANPMIQNPNTSIVEQLLRDIPFVVTVDQFLTETAKMSNLILPTTTHFEEMDVVVNAWHHVMTVNEKAVPPYFESKSEWHIMKELAQKLNKYQNDLCSFPIHSSEEEYLNAQFNDKVYSRYKVRSIEDLKGKLMTLNVQKDTKGCKYHFCRGKDNSENTNSPPIYVAGKSPTTDYPFWLISSHHPYMLNSQFHYLRLSDKEYSLVEINSEVAKKLKIFNGEVIRVFNNQAKIEIKAVHSDRVPANVLLLCDGTFSNSSDNVNQLVPLIESDSNEYGVFPFYDTFVNIEKW, encoded by the coding sequence ATGAATGATTTCACAACAAAAACCTTTAAACATGTTTGTCCCTTAAGCTGCCCTAGCTCATGCACCATGAGTTCTTATGTAGAAAATAATCAACTTCTTCATATAGCTGGTGATTGTGATCATCCATATACAAATGGGAAGTTATGTGCAAAGGGATTTTCTTTTGTACATAAGAATCGCCATCTCGATCGTCTAAAATATCCTTACTATCAAAAAGAAAAAGGATCAGGGAATTTCAAACAGATTACATGGGAAAGAGCTTTTGAAATCATCGCAAGTAACTTAATAGATATTTATGAGTTATCCGATAACTTTCTACCCCTTGCCTTACTAAAAGGGTCCGGCAACAAAGGAATACATCACTTTGTTACAGATGAGTTCTTTTCCTGTATAGGTGAAACAATAGGAATCATTAGCTCGACCAATGTTACAACTGATTATGATTTAGCTGATTACAAAACTGGCTTTAACACATTAATAAACCCATCAGATATAAGGTTTTCCTCCGTTATTATAATTTGGGGAGCTAATCCTGCTGCCACCAATATTCATCTCGTTCCTTTTTTATTAGAAGCAAAGGCAAAAAACGCTAAAATTATAGTTATCGATCCCATTTATACCCAAACTGCAGAACTAGCTAATCTTTATATACAGATAAAACCTGGCACAGATGGGGCATTGGCTAATGTATTAACAAAGGCCATCATAGATATAGGCGGCGTTGATTTTGATTTTTTAGAAAGATACTCTTATGGCTTTGATCAATTCCTGGGGGCACTTAAAGAAATAGATAGTAAGCAGTTCATACAGGCATGCGGCATTGATACAAAGACTTTTGACTTATTACTTAGCTGGTGTAAAAGTGCAAAGGCCATTTCTCATATCATCGGTTTTGGATTAATTAAGCATATAAATAGTAAAAATACTATACGTACAATTGAAGCTTTAGCAGCAGTTCGCGGTGACTTTCACAAAAAAGGTGGAGGAATGTTACTACGTCAAAACGATGCACTGATTTTTAATAACCAACTAGTAGGTGTGAATCGGAACGTAACAATGAATCAACTATTATCTCTAAACATGGAATCGGAAATTAAAATGCTTTGGATAGCTTGTGCGAATCCAATGATACAAAATCCAAACACCTCAATAGTTGAGCAGTTATTAAGAGACATTCCATTTGTTGTAACGGTCGATCAATTTTTGACTGAAACTGCAAAAATGTCGAATCTCATCTTACCAACTACTACCCATTTTGAAGAAATGGATGTTGTAGTGAATGCTTGGCATCATGTAATGACGGTAAACGAAAAGGCTGTTCCACCATACTTTGAGAGTAAAAGCGAGTGGCATATTATGAAAGAGTTAGCACAAAAGCTAAATAAGTATCAAAATGACCTTTGCTCTTTCCCTATTCACTCATCGGAAGAGGAATATCTCAATGCACAGTTTAATGATAAAGTGTATAGCCGGTATAAAGTTAGGTCTATAGAGGATTTAAAGGGCAAATTAATGACTTTGAATGTTCAAAAGGATACAAAAGGATGCAAATATCACTTTTGTCGGGGCAAAGATAACTCCGAAAACACCAATTCGCCTCCGATATACGTAGCAGGAAAATCGCCAACTACAGATTATCCTTTTTGGCTCATTTCCTCTCACCATCCGTATATGTTAAATTCACAGTTCCATTATCTTCGATTATCAGATAAGGAATATTCATTGGTTGAGATTAACTCTGAAGTTGCCAAAAAACTAAAGATTTTTAACGGAGAAGTCATAAGAGTCTTTAACAATCAAGCAAAGATTGAAATAAAAGCAGTTCATAGTGATAGAGTACCTGCAAATGTTCTATTACTGTGCGATGGCACTTTCTCAAATTCGAGTGACAATGTAAACCAACTAGTACCTCTTATAGAGTCTGACTCGAATGAATACGGCGTTTTTCCGTTTTACGATACGTTTGTAAATATTGAAAAGTGGTAG